Proteins encoded by one window of Gemmatimonadaceae bacterium:
- the dapF gene encoding diaminopimelate epimerase, whose amino-acid sequence MSIPSGHPFYKMSGSGNDFIFFDARSDTGLAHALNDPEHVRNLCATGTGIGADGVVFLQSDTYQSFRIRYFNRDGSLGELCGNASLCSVRLARELGIIGDGTCHFETDAGAMTGHFRDGRPEIDLQMVHELRLDTEFERQAGEKRIGFANTGVPHLVVLVDDTTKLDVVGRGRPLRLDKRLKHGANVNFVAPVAGIPDEFSIRTYERGVEGETLACGTGAVASATLLNAWGLAGKVVRLRTKSDRTLTVTLRSKDDGHVWPSLSGEARVVYQGRTAEL is encoded by the coding sequence ATGAGCATTCCAAGCGGGCACCCGTTCTACAAGATGTCGGGGTCGGGGAATGACTTCATCTTCTTCGATGCGCGTTCCGACACCGGTTTGGCGCACGCACTCAACGATCCCGAGCATGTCCGGAATCTCTGCGCGACGGGCACCGGGATTGGGGCAGACGGAGTTGTGTTTCTGCAAAGCGATACGTATCAATCCTTTAGGATACGTTACTTCAACCGAGATGGTAGCCTCGGTGAGCTTTGCGGCAACGCATCGCTGTGCAGCGTGCGCCTGGCGCGGGAGTTGGGCATCATTGGCGACGGGACCTGCCATTTCGAGACCGATGCCGGGGCCATGACTGGCCATTTTCGTGACGGCAGGCCCGAGATCGACCTTCAGATGGTACACGAACTGCGGCTGGACACCGAGTTCGAGCGTCAGGCCGGTGAGAAGCGGATCGGGTTTGCCAATACCGGCGTGCCGCACCTCGTGGTCCTCGTTGACGATACCACCAAGCTGGATGTGGTGGGTCGAGGCCGGCCATTGCGGCTCGACAAGAGGCTCAAGCACGGGGCCAACGTGAACTTCGTGGCGCCCGTAGCGGGCATCCCGGACGAGTTCTCCATCAGGACCTACGAGCGCGGCGTCGAGGGTGAGACCTTGGCCTGCGGGACCGGCGCCGTGGCCAGCGCGACGCTCCTGAACGCCTGGGGGCTGGCGGGGAAGGTCGTCCGGCTGCGCACCAAGTCTGACCGGACGCTGACCGTGACGCTGCGCAGCAAGGACGACGGCCATGTCTGGCCGTCCTTGAGCGGCGAGGCCCGGGTGGTCTATCAGGGGCGAACCGCCGAGCTCTAG
- a CDS encoding tetratricopeptide repeat protein encodes MTKTGGAARPSITADPDSLLDTFQLYRKQLTIAAVVVAVVVGGAFVWRANSARRETQAEKAFFDAMNLVSQRDAKAPDALIKVAQRYGNTAGGIQAALLYAQSKFDEGRYADGQKVLDGISAPKAFAAGVESLKAAGYEGEQKFDLAAEHYLKAVDKAELQGEKDFLKGEAARALAASGKRAEAAKLWGELAARPDSPMASEAKIRVGELTATAAKP; translated from the coding sequence ATGACGAAGACTGGTGGGGCGGCCCGTCCGTCCATCACAGCCGATCCTGATTCGCTGCTCGACACCTTCCAGCTCTACAGGAAGCAGCTGACGATTGCGGCCGTGGTCGTGGCCGTCGTGGTGGGCGGCGCGTTTGTCTGGAGGGCCAATTCGGCACGCCGCGAGACGCAGGCGGAGAAGGCGTTCTTTGACGCCATGAATCTCGTCAGCCAGCGTGACGCGAAGGCGCCCGATGCGCTCATCAAGGTGGCCCAGCGCTACGGCAACACGGCGGGTGGCATCCAGGCGGCGCTGCTCTATGCCCAGTCCAAGTTCGACGAGGGCAGGTACGCCGACGGCCAGAAAGTGCTCGATGGGATCTCCGCGCCCAAGGCCTTCGCGGCCGGCGTCGAGTCGCTCAAGGCGGCCGGGTACGAGGGCGAGCAGAAGTTCGACCTGGCGGCCGAGCACTACCTGAAGGCCGTGGACAAGGCCGAGCTTCAGGGCGAGAAGGACTTCCTGAAGGGGGAAGCCGCCCGGGCTCTCGCCGCATCGGGCAAGCGTGCCGAGGCGGCCAAGCTGTGGGGCGAGCTGGCTGCGCGCCCGGACTCGCCCATGGCGAGCGAAGCCAAGATCCGCGTCGGCGAACTGACGGCGACGGCGGCGAAGCCGTAG
- a CDS encoding lysylphosphatidylglycerol synthase domain-containing protein: protein MIAWRRIIRTVMQLALLLFLGGYLYVNWGDYEQVFRQARPHWGPLLASCFFVGVAYVALIQTWRQTVEAWGERLSFSSAARIWFISNLGKYIPGKVWAIAAMGTLAQEQGISPTAAMGSSVVVQLVNLVTGFAVFLVAGANAVDVPAAAAAGVLALALALVLAPTLLPRAVALVNSVSGRQLAVPHLPPRAIWWAAAGTTLAWVLYGVAFEFFAVGMSAGTVAGSLGDWTALFVGPYLIGFIAVFAPGGIGMREVAMAEALQRSGLAVGALAALLVVASRVWLTILEIIPGVLLLMLRPPARTDTPSR from the coding sequence ATGATCGCCTGGCGCCGCATCATCCGCACGGTAATGCAGCTTGCGCTGCTGCTCTTCCTGGGCGGGTACCTCTACGTCAATTGGGGCGACTACGAACAGGTCTTCCGACAGGCGCGGCCGCATTGGGGCCCATTGCTGGCTTCGTGTTTCTTCGTGGGCGTCGCGTACGTCGCGCTGATCCAGACCTGGCGCCAGACGGTCGAGGCGTGGGGCGAACGGCTCAGCTTCTCGAGCGCCGCGCGCATCTGGTTCATCAGCAACCTCGGCAAGTACATCCCGGGCAAGGTCTGGGCGATCGCCGCCATGGGTACGCTGGCGCAGGAACAGGGCATCTCGCCCACGGCCGCGATGGGCTCCTCCGTCGTGGTGCAGCTCGTCAACCTGGTCACGGGCTTTGCCGTCTTCCTCGTTGCCGGTGCCAATGCGGTCGACGTTCCGGCCGCCGCGGCGGCGGGCGTGTTGGCACTGGCCCTGGCGCTCGTGCTGGCGCCGACGCTCCTGCCGCGCGCGGTGGCCTTGGTGAATAGCGTAAGCGGCCGTCAGTTGGCGGTGCCGCATCTCCCGCCGCGCGCCATCTGGTGGGCCGCCGCCGGCACGACGCTGGCCTGGGTGCTCTACGGCGTCGCCTTCGAGTTCTTTGCGGTGGGCATGTCGGCCGGCACGGTCGCCGGCTCGCTGGGCGACTGGACAGCCCTCTTCGTGGGCCCATACCTGATAGGTTTCATCGCGGTATTCGCCCCCGGCGGCATCGGCATGCGCGAAGTGGCGATGGCCGAGGCGTTGCAGCGCTCGGGGCTCGCCGTGGGCGCGCTGGCGGCGCTCCTCGTGGTCGCGTCGCGTGTCTGGCTTACCATTCTCGAGATCATTCCCGGCGTGCTGCTGCTGATGCTGCGGCCGCCGGCTCGCACCGATACTCCATCCCGATAG
- a CDS encoding polyprenol monophosphomannose synthase, which translates to MPDKALIIVPTYNERENIPTLIAQVLEKDPRIEVLVVDDNSPDKTGDLVEELGRAEPRIHLLRRPGKMGLGTAYRDGFRWALARDYEYIFEMDADFSHDPRHLPEFLAAAQQADFVLGSRYLNGRVTVVNWPMKRLMLSYFANIYARIVTGLQLWDGTGGFKCFHRRVLAGIDLDKVRSNGYAFQIEMSFRAFHKGFRGQEIPIVFTDRTVGDSKMSGHIVREAIFMVWRLRWWHLTGQL; encoded by the coding sequence ATGCCTGATAAGGCACTGATCATCGTTCCTACCTACAACGAGCGCGAAAACATTCCGACGCTCATTGCCCAGGTGCTCGAGAAGGATCCGCGCATCGAGGTGCTGGTGGTGGACGACAACTCGCCGGACAAGACGGGCGACCTGGTGGAGGAACTCGGCCGCGCCGAGCCGCGCATTCACCTGCTGCGGCGCCCCGGCAAGATGGGACTCGGCACGGCCTACCGCGACGGTTTCCGGTGGGCCCTGGCGCGGGACTACGAGTACATCTTCGAGATGGACGCGGACTTCTCGCACGATCCGCGCCACCTGCCCGAATTCCTCGCCGCGGCGCAGCAGGCCGATTTCGTGCTCGGCTCGCGCTACTTGAACGGGCGCGTGACGGTGGTGAACTGGCCGATGAAGCGACTGATGCTCAGCTACTTCGCCAACATCTACGCGCGCATCGTCACCGGGCTCCAGCTCTGGGACGGGACGGGCGGCTTCAAGTGTTTCCACCGGCGGGTGCTGGCGGGCATCGACCTCGACAAGGTGAGGTCGAACGGCTACGCGTTCCAGATCGAGATGTCATTCCGCGCCTTCCACAAGGGATTTCGCGGCCAGGAGATCCCGATCGTCTTCACCGATCGCACGGTCGGGGACAGCAAGATGAGCGGCCACATCGTGCGCGAGGCCATCTTCATGGTCTGGCGGCTTCGGTGGTGGCACCTCACGGGGCAACTATGA
- a CDS encoding YfhO family protein, whose product MTSSNTGSTELAPRHGALWAALVCALAALALGYPALGGQFLVNPMSDQYIAGFAFRDFAVQQWHVTGAIPLWNPYLFGGMPFVAAMHGDIFYPTFWLRLLLGTDAGMTWGFISHLWLAGFGTFLFLRSYGLGFAPSLVGALAYQLGGPIAAYASPGHDGKLFVSALLPFTLLLLTKGIRDARHWAWGVLAIVIGLAVLSPHPQLLQYHLLAAGAWALMLAFGTPELDRATAFKRLGFALGAVLLGAAIGSIQYLPLAEYTPWSPRAGGRDYAYASSYSWPVEELLNVYLPQFSGILERYWGRNGIHLHSEYLGATVLMLAPLAFGAGGEARRGFRRFWLGVGIVSLLWALGGSTPFFQIVYALVPGTKFFRAPSTMMFVFAFAVAMLAALGTERLLAGKVTAKYAYGWIVGAAAVGLLAMAGFFTGLAKGLVVDPSLIDVVLANASAVSLGAWRSFFFVALAAGMIITLARGLATPRQVAMALPILLAADLWSIEKQYWMFSPPASKLYASDAAIDYLTKLKEPTRVAVIAVPDGNPVAPHDPELMGDGLMVHGIRSVTGYHGNELGRYQLLGKKDEGYSARLNPSFWQLMNVNYMLTNTDTLPIEGAQRVAGPLTNAAGTKVSLYKLAGEHPFAWVAPAIAKYPDDVVLQAASQPTFATYQVAIVDTSAAMQTQPLTSLPAPLPITTSTADYRPGRFTVKLSAPAPAGSALVASENYYPGWSATVDGKPATVYRTNYVLMGVALPAGATTVEFSFQNATYSKGRSITYAAVLLSLLLAIAGFAMDRRTSRGANA is encoded by the coding sequence ATGACTTCCTCGAACACCGGTTCCACGGAACTCGCCCCGCGCCATGGCGCGCTGTGGGCAGCGCTCGTGTGCGCGCTCGCCGCGCTCGCGCTCGGCTATCCCGCGCTCGGCGGCCAGTTCCTCGTGAACCCGATGAGCGATCAGTACATCGCGGGCTTCGCGTTCCGCGACTTCGCCGTGCAGCAGTGGCACGTCACCGGGGCCATTCCTCTATGGAATCCGTACCTCTTTGGCGGCATGCCATTTGTCGCGGCGATGCACGGCGACATCTTCTACCCGACCTTCTGGCTGCGCCTGCTGCTGGGCACGGACGCGGGTATGACGTGGGGCTTCATCAGCCACCTCTGGCTCGCTGGCTTCGGGACGTTCCTGTTCCTTCGCAGCTACGGTCTCGGTTTCGCGCCGTCGCTCGTCGGCGCGCTGGCCTACCAGCTCGGCGGACCGATTGCCGCGTATGCCTCGCCGGGGCACGACGGCAAGCTGTTCGTCAGCGCACTACTGCCGTTCACGCTGTTGCTGCTGACCAAGGGCATCCGTGATGCGCGCCATTGGGCGTGGGGCGTGCTGGCCATCGTCATCGGCCTCGCGGTGCTCTCGCCGCATCCGCAGCTGTTGCAGTATCACCTGCTCGCCGCCGGCGCCTGGGCGCTGATGCTCGCCTTTGGCACGCCGGAACTCGATCGCGCCACCGCGTTCAAGCGGCTGGGATTCGCGTTGGGCGCGGTGCTGCTCGGCGCGGCCATCGGATCCATCCAATATCTGCCGCTCGCCGAGTACACGCCGTGGTCACCGCGCGCCGGCGGACGCGACTATGCGTACGCGTCGTCGTACTCGTGGCCCGTGGAAGAGCTTCTCAACGTCTACCTGCCGCAGTTCTCGGGCATTCTCGAGCGGTACTGGGGACGCAACGGCATCCACCTGCACAGCGAGTACCTGGGAGCGACGGTGCTGATGCTCGCTCCGCTCGCGTTCGGGGCGGGCGGGGAAGCGCGCCGCGGTTTCCGCCGCTTCTGGCTGGGCGTCGGCATCGTCTCCCTGCTTTGGGCGCTCGGCGGCTCGACGCCGTTCTTCCAGATCGTCTATGCCCTGGTGCCCGGCACCAAGTTCTTCCGCGCGCCGAGCACGATGATGTTCGTCTTCGCGTTCGCCGTGGCCATGCTCGCGGCGCTCGGCACCGAGCGACTGCTGGCCGGGAAGGTGACGGCGAAATATGCATACGGTTGGATCGTCGGCGCCGCCGCCGTCGGCCTGCTGGCGATGGCGGGGTTCTTCACCGGTCTCGCGAAGGGACTGGTGGTGGATCCCAGCCTCATTGACGTCGTGCTGGCCAACGCGAGCGCGGTCTCGCTCGGCGCGTGGCGGTCTTTCTTCTTCGTCGCGCTCGCCGCGGGAATGATCATCACCCTGGCGCGCGGGCTCGCCACGCCGCGACAGGTGGCGATGGCGTTGCCAATCCTGCTCGCCGCCGACCTGTGGAGCATCGAGAAGCAGTACTGGATGTTCTCGCCGCCGGCATCGAAGCTGTACGCCAGCGACGCCGCCATCGATTACCTGACGAAGCTCAAGGAGCCGACGCGCGTGGCGGTCATCGCCGTCCCCGACGGCAACCCCGTCGCGCCGCACGACCCCGAACTGATGGGCGACGGCCTGATGGTGCACGGCATTCGCTCCGTCACCGGCTACCACGGCAACGAACTCGGTCGGTACCAATTGCTCGGCAAGAAGGATGAGGGATACAGCGCGCGCCTGAACCCCTCGTTCTGGCAGTTGATGAACGTCAACTACATGCTGACCAACACCGACACGCTCCCCATTGAAGGCGCCCAGCGCGTCGCCGGTCCGCTGACCAACGCCGCGGGAACGAAGGTCTCGCTGTACAAGCTCGCGGGCGAGCATCCCTTTGCCTGGGTGGCGCCGGCGATCGCGAAGTACCCGGACGACGTCGTGCTGCAGGCCGCATCGCAACCCACGTTCGCCACCTATCAGGTGGCAATCGTCGACACCTCGGCGGCGATGCAGACGCAGCCGCTGACGTCGCTGCCCGCGCCGTTGCCGATCACGACGAGCACCGCGGACTATCGTCCCGGACGCTTCACCGTCAAGCTGAGCGCACCTGCGCCGGCGGGATCGGCGCTCGTGGCATCGGAAAACTACTATCCCGGATGGTCGGCGACGGTGGATGGAAAGCCCGCCACGGTGTACCGTACCAACTATGTCCTGATGGGTGTCGCGCTGCCGGCCGGGGCGACCACGGTGGAGTTTTCGTTCCAGAACGCCACGTACAGCAAGGGGCGGAGCATCACCTACGCCGCCGTCCTGCTCAGCCTGTTGCTGGCCATTGCCGGATTCGCCATGGACCGCCGAACCTCGCGGGGAGCCAATGCCTGA
- a CDS encoding CapA family protein has protein sequence MTTNRSVGPARWLTIAAFLVPFVGLPSHSAAQRTPAIARAPEALPGPGTTWSLAAVGDAIITRRVAPFDNTADPRFQQMVKVIRGADAAMVNLELSTFRFSEFRGWPEVENGGNWEVAPPEVAEDLKLLGFDLFNRANNHTTDYGVEGMRLTNRLLDRLGVVHAGSGENLGAASRPGYLETPKGRIAFIGLATSFTPMSRAGDARPDMVGRPGLNALRVERAYEADPATFEQLRAAAAGLAGSAAPTGEAAQVRLLTQTVRKGAQTRTITTVNQIDEARILREIRNASSLADYVVVTSHSHESTVVPPAWLTEWARKCLDAGATTYIIQGPHLLRGIEIYKGKPIFYSLANFVFQNETIDPMPEDHYEVFGLADTALASNLYDARFRNGTTGFPSNAEYYESVVALPTFRGSSLVELRLYPIELSHRAPRSQRGTPRLADETTGRKIIERLAQMSAPLGTTIVYQDGVGVWRPNP, from the coding sequence ATGACCACCAATCGAAGCGTCGGTCCGGCGCGATGGCTGACCATCGCGGCCTTCCTTGTTCCATTCGTCGGGTTGCCGTCGCACAGCGCGGCCCAGCGGACGCCGGCGATCGCGCGAGCGCCCGAGGCCTTGCCAGGACCGGGAACGACCTGGTCGTTGGCCGCGGTGGGCGACGCGATCATCACCCGCCGCGTGGCCCCATTCGACAACACGGCCGACCCGCGCTTCCAGCAGATGGTCAAGGTCATCCGCGGCGCCGACGCGGCCATGGTGAACCTGGAGCTCTCGACCTTCCGGTTCAGCGAATTCCGGGGCTGGCCGGAGGTGGAGAACGGCGGGAACTGGGAGGTTGCGCCGCCGGAGGTGGCCGAAGACCTGAAGCTGCTTGGCTTCGACCTCTTTAACCGCGCCAACAATCACACCACCGATTACGGCGTCGAAGGCATGCGCCTGACCAACCGTCTGCTCGACCGGCTCGGCGTCGTGCACGCGGGGTCGGGCGAGAACCTGGGTGCGGCCAGCCGTCCGGGGTATCTCGAGACGCCGAAGGGGCGCATCGCGTTCATCGGGCTTGCGACCTCGTTCACGCCGATGTCGCGCGCCGGTGATGCGCGACCGGACATGGTCGGGCGGCCCGGCCTGAACGCGCTCCGGGTCGAGCGCGCCTACGAGGCGGATCCCGCAACCTTCGAACAACTGCGCGCCGCCGCGGCGGGCCTCGCGGGGAGCGCCGCGCCCACCGGCGAGGCGGCGCAGGTGCGCCTGCTGACCCAGACGGTGCGCAAGGGCGCGCAGACCCGCACCATCACGACCGTCAACCAGATCGATGAAGCGCGGATCCTGCGCGAGATCCGCAACGCGAGCTCGCTGGCCGATTATGTCGTCGTCACCAGTCATTCGCACGAGTCGACCGTCGTGCCGCCCGCGTGGCTCACCGAATGGGCCCGGAAGTGCCTCGATGCCGGCGCGACGACCTACATCATTCAGGGGCCACACCTGTTGCGCGGCATCGAGATCTACAAGGGCAAGCCGATCTTCTACAGCCTGGCCAACTTCGTCTTCCAGAACGAAACCATCGACCCCATGCCCGAGGACCACTACGAGGTCTTCGGCCTGGCCGACACGGCGCTCGCGTCGAACCTGTACGACGCGCGCTTCCGGAACGGCACGACGGGCTTTCCGTCGAATGCCGAGTACTATGAAAGCGTCGTCGCCCTGCCGACGTTCCGGGGCAGCTCGCTGGTCGAGCTGCGGCTCTATCCCATCGAGCTGAGCCATCGCGCGCCGCGCTCCCAGCGTGGCACCCCTCGGCTAGCCGACGAGACGACCGGTCGCAAGATCATCGAGCGACTGGCGCAGATGTCGGCGCCGCTGGGCACGACGATCGTCTACCAGGACGGGGTGGGCGTCTGGCGGCCGAATCCATAA